CCCATCGGCGGTCTCTTGCAACAGGCGGCAACGGAGAGGGACTACTTCCTCGAAGCGGTCGTGGTCGCGGGAGAAAAGGGCACCTGGCCGCGGGTGAGCTACCGCGACCGCCAGTACGGCTACGAGTTCTCGAGCTTCAACGTCAAGCAAGGACGGCCCCCGATTCGCCTCATCCTGACTGACGGGAACGGGCACTTCCGGCTCACGACGTTCGAGGAATCGCTGCCTCATGCCTTCAGCACCGCGAGCTTCATGCCCGGCCGGGTGGACGAGTTCCTCGCAGGAAAGAGGTGATCAGAACGCGTCATCACCCTGCTATCGCGACCGTGATATCCTCGTCGCTTCGGAGGGGGCCAGAACGGGAGGAGCTCGATCGTCATTCGGACGGTTAGAGTTTCTTCAAGAATGGAGGCAATCGTGGCGAATCCTTTTGTTCATGTCGAGTTGCACACGAAAGACCCAGAAAAGGCAAAGAAGTTCTACACGGGCCTGCTGTCGTGGAAGCTCGAGGACATGCCGATGGGTGAGAACACCTACACGATGATTCAAGTCGGCGAGGGGACCGGTGGCGGAATCATGAAGAACCCCGCTCCGGGCGCACCCTCTCACTGGCTCGCCTACATTCTGGTCGATGACCTCGCGGCTTCGACGAAGCAAGCCGAAAAACTCGGTGGCAAGGTCGTGCAGCCGATCACCGAGGTACCGGAGATGGGCGCGTTCAGCGTCATCGCAGACCCAGACGGTGCCGTGTTCGGGCTGTGGGAGCCAAAAACGTAATCGCTGATGCATGGGGTGCCCAATCGGGCACCCCAACCACGCGGGCGGCGGTCACCGCACTGATAGGCGGTGAGGAGTTTGAGCTGTGAAAACCCAAACCCTCCGCGAAGTCAAGAACAACCTCAGCAAAGTCATCGAAGATCTGCCCGAAAGCGGACCGGTACTCATCACCAAGAATGGAACGGTTCGGGCCCTACTCATTCCCGTCGATGAGGAGACGGATCTCGAAGCCCTGATTCTCTCGAATAGTCGGAAGTTCTGGGATCTATTCGATCGGTCGGCGCGGACCAAACCATGGACTTCCTTCGATAACCTGTGACGGGTTCGCCGTCATTCAGCACTCGCCTAGCGGGCCGACCCTGTAAATGCGTTCACCATGGGCGGCATGTCGAAGCGCGGGGCTGGCACCTCTGGAGCTTCAAATTCACCGGCGTGCAAGATAAAGTCTGCCCAAATTGGGTATAATCATACCCATATTGGGTAGGACATCGATACGCATTCGACCTTCTGGGCGGCGCAGCAGTCTGGCCGATGCCATACTCACGAAAACGCAGCAGCGCGTGCTGGGCGTCTTGTTCGGCCAACCGGACCGCAGTTTCTACGCATCCGAACTCATACGCCGCGCGGGAATCGGCTCGGGTGCCGTTCAGCGAGAGCTGGCTCGCCTCGAAAGGAGTGGGCTCGTTGCGGCACGCCGCGTCGGGCACCAGAAGCACTACCAGGCGAATCCGGAATCGCCGCTTTTCTCCGAACTGCGTGCGATCATCCAGAAGACCGTGGGACTGGCTGAACCGTTGCGAAACGGCCTTTTACCGATTGCAACTCAAATCAAGGCTGCCTTTGTCTACGGGTCGGTTGCCAAAAAGCAAGACCGTTCGCAGAGCGATATCGATCTGATGGTAATCAGCGACAGCTTGACCCACGGAGAGGTCTTTGTAGCGCTCGAACGCGTTAGCCGCGAGCTCGGGCGCCAAGTGACCCCCACCGTTTATACTTCAGCCGAGTTTTCGAAGCGCGTCAAGAGCAAGAACGCCTTCGTAACGAGAATCCCCCAACAACCCAGGGTGTGGGTGATCGGATCCGAGAATGACTTCGCGGCTTGAGCGCCTCAGCTAGGCTGCTACCTGCTCTCCTGCATCACCATCCCCTCCCCTTCGAGAAGGACGTAGGAACCGGGTGCGAGTCCCTCCAGAGTTTCCTCCCCGCCTCCTGGCCACTGAATCCGGATTTCGTCGACGCGGCTCGCCGTCCCCAAACCCAGATACACCCGGGGGTCGCTGTGGGAGAGGTACCCGCGGTCGCCACGCACCTCGTGAACGGCCCATCGATCGCCGATGCGGGCGCGGACGAGGGCGCCGAGACCGTCCCGGTTCCCCGACCGACCCACGAGCCGAAGCACCACCGCTCCTTCCGCTCCGGGAATCTCGTTCCGCAGCAGAACCGGTGCGTCATCCATCACGTTCACCACGATGTCCTGGCGGAGGTCGGAGTCCAGATCGCCCAGGGCAGCGCCCCTCGAGGATCGCGGCTTCGCGAGCGCGGTACCGAACGACCGGCTCGCGTCCTCGAACGTGCCGTCGCCACGGTTCAAGAAAACTGCCATTGGCTGACGAAAGCTCTCCCCGATATTCGCCTCGTCCACCTGGGGGTAGACGTGTCCGTTCACGACGAAGAGATCCAGATCCCCGTCAGAATCCAAATCGGCCAACCGCGTGCTCCACCCCAGATAGGGAAGGCTCGGCACCATCAGATTGGCCACGTCCGACGCATCGACGAAGCGCAATCCCCCCTGGTTGAGATAGAGCGTGTTGGTGTCGTCGGAGAAGTTGGTGACGAAGAGGTCGAACTGCCCATCTCCGTTCACGTCTCCCGCGTCGACCCCCATTCCCGCCTGTTCCTTCCCGTTTCCTGAAAGCCCGGTCCCGGAGAGAAGCGATCGGTCCGCGAACGTGCCGTCGCCCCGGTTCTCGAATAGCAGATTGAGCGTCGTGTCCGTCGCCACGTAGAGGTCCTGGTCACCGTCCCGATCCAGATCCGAGAACACCACTCCCAGCGGATAGGTTTCGCGGTTCTCGACGCCGGCCCTCTCCGTCCAGTCCTCGAAGGTGCCATCGCCACGATTGTGGTAGAGAGCGCCGGAGTCGTATCCGAAGCCCCTCGGGCCGCATTGCACCTTCAGCCCCTTCCATTCGCAGAACTGTCTCGAAATGAGCCGATCAAGAAGCTCGCGGTCGAACTCCAGGTAGTTGCAGACATAGAGGTCGACGTATCCGTCGTTGTCGATGTCGCCGAACGCGGCGCTCGTCCCCCACCTCTCGTCCTCGACCCCGGCGGTAAATGGTGAGAACGTGCCATCGCCGCGATTCCGGTACAAGACGTTTGGACCATAATTCGTTACGTAGACGTCTTCGTCGCCGTCGTTATCGACGTCAGCGACCGCAACCCCTTGACCGAAACCCCGATCTCCGATTCCCGAAATCTCAGTGACATCGGTGAAATTAAAATCACCGTCGTTGCGGAAGAGACGATTGGTCTCTCCCGGCTCCCCCCGGCCGAGCCGCTCCAGAGTCGAGCCGCTCACGAAGTACACATCGAGGTCGGAGTCCAGGTCGTAGTCGAAAAGAGCGAGCCCCGAACCCATGGTGTCCACGATGTACGGCTTGTCCTTCGTCCCGGCGAGGTGGCGAAAGTCGAGTGGGGGTCGTTCGACGAGCTGCGGGGGCGAGGCCATGACGAAGAAAACGATCGAGGAAAGCGGAATGAACTGCACTCCGGGACTCAGCGGGGCTCCGCCATCTGCTGCCGATAACGCTCCATAGCGGAGGCACTCTTTGCCGCCTCGCCGAGTCGTTCGTAGGCGCTCGCCAGGTTCAAACTGAAGGCGGGGTTCTCGGGGTCGAGCTCGAGAGCCTTCTCGAAAGCCGCCGCGGCTCCGGCGTGATCTCCCACGTCGTCCAGGACGACTCCGAGCGCATTGTGGACCAGACTATTGCTCGGGCCAAGGGCCACGGCCCGTCGCGCCGCCTCGAGAGAGCCGGCGAGATCCCCCCGATCCCGAAGGAACAGGGACAGGAGGTAAGGATATTCCGCGGCCCCCGGGGCGAGCTCGATGGCCCGCCGGATGTAGCCGATCGCCACATTGAGCTGCCCGAGCGAGCGATAGCACTTGGCGAGGTAGGAATAACCTTGGTGGCTCGTCGGATCGAGATCGGTCATCTCGAGAAACGCGCCGACCGCTTCCTCGATTCGATTCTCCTCGAGAAGCTTCCGTCCGCTCCCGAGCGCCGCGACCGCTCGCCTCAGCTGGGACTCCTTCCGCGCTTCGGCGTCCCGCTGGGCCTTGAAGCGTTCGAGGTATCCCTCCGCTTCCTCGGTTCTCCCCTCACGGCTGAGCAAATTCCCGAGCGCGTAGGTCGCTTCCGACAGCTCCGGCGCCAGCGCGAGCGCTTTCTCGAAGGCGGCAATCGCCTCCTGCTTCCGCCCGAGCTTCTCCAGAAGCGCTCCGTACTCGTAATGAGTGAGCGCATAGTTGGGATCGAGCTCGAGAGACCTCTCGTAGCTCGCGAGGGCGTCGTCCATCGTCTCGGGAGCCTGCGCCTCGAGATGCCCTTTGTGATACCAGGCGAGCGCGTGATCGGGCTTCTTCTCGAGCACGCGATTGAAGAACGAGAGAGCCTCTTCCCTCTTCCGGTGACCGCTCAGAACGCCGGCGAGATGATAGAGAGCCTCGGTATCCTCGGGGTGAATCTCCAGATAGGAACGCAGAGCCTGGGTCGATTTGTCGAACTGCTCGGTCGTCAGATACAAGTCGGCGAGCGCGAGATAGGCTTCCCCCGACTTCGGTTCGACGCCGAGAGCCCCGAGGTAGGCCCGCTCCGCCTCCGCCAGGTTTCCCAGAGCGATGAAGATCTCGCCCTGGAGCAGATAGAAGACAGGCTCCTCGGCATCGAGAGCGAGCGCCCGATTCACGGACGCCAGAGCGTCGCCGAGCAGTCCTTGCTGGAGTCGGACCCAGGCCAAACTGTAGTGAACTCGGGGGTGGTCCGGCTTCAGGCGGGAAGCTTCCTCGAATGCGGCAGCGGCCTTCTCGAGCTGTCCCTCTCTCTCCGCTTCGACCGCTCGGGTGATGACGTCCTCGAACGTCGGCCGCTCCTGTGCTCCCGCGAGGGTGCCGAGCCAGAGAAGAGCTCCCACGAGAATCGTGCGCGCCGCGACCATGACCATAAAAGATGCCAGGACCCTCGGGCCCAGTCTAATTTAACCCCGATGGCGGATCCTCGTCGAGGTGGCCGACTTGGCGGGCGACGGTGGGTCCACACTGCGACACGGAT
This genomic window from Vicinamibacteria bacterium contains:
- a CDS encoding VOC family protein, coding for MANPFVHVELHTKDPEKAKKFYTGLLSWKLEDMPMGENTYTMIQVGEGTGGGIMKNPAPGAPSHWLAYILVDDLAASTKQAEKLGGKVVQPITEVPEMGAFSVIADPDGAVFGLWEPKT
- a CDS encoding type II toxin-antitoxin system Phd/YefM family antitoxin, with product MKTQTLREVKNNLSKVIEDLPESGPVLITKNGTVRALLIPVDEETDLEALILSNSRKFWDLFDRSARTKPWTSFDNL
- a CDS encoding nucleotidyltransferase domain-containing protein translates to MGRTSIRIRPSGRRSSLADAILTKTQQRVLGVLFGQPDRSFYASELIRRAGIGSGAVQRELARLERSGLVAARRVGHQKHYQANPESPLFSELRAIIQKTVGLAEPLRNGLLPIATQIKAAFVYGSVAKKQDRSQSDIDLMVISDSLTHGEVFVALERVSRELGRQVTPTVYTSAEFSKRVKSKNAFVTRIPQQPRVWVIGSENDFAA
- a CDS encoding CRTAC1 family protein gives rise to the protein MQFIPLSSIVFFVMASPPQLVERPPLDFRHLAGTKDKPYIVDTMGSGLALFDYDLDSDLDVYFVSGSTLERLGRGEPGETNRLFRNDGDFNFTDVTEISGIGDRGFGQGVAVADVDNDGDEDVYVTNYGPNVLYRNRGDGTFSPFTAGVEDERWGTSAAFGDIDNDGYVDLYVCNYLEFDRELLDRLISRQFCEWKGLKVQCGPRGFGYDSGALYHNRGDGTFEDWTERAGVENRETYPLGVVFSDLDRDGDQDLYVATDTTLNLLFENRGDGTFADRSLLSGTGLSGNGKEQAGMGVDAGDVNGDGQFDLFVTNFSDDTNTLYLNQGGLRFVDASDVANLMVPSLPYLGWSTRLADLDSDGDLDLFVVNGHVYPQVDEANIGESFRQPMAVFLNRGDGTFEDASRSFGTALAKPRSSRGAALGDLDSDLRQDIVVNVMDDAPVLLRNEIPGAEGAVVLRLVGRSGNRDGLGALVRARIGDRWAVHEVRGDRGYLSHSDPRVYLGLGTASRVDEIRIQWPGGGEETLEGLAPGSYVLLEGEGMVMQESR
- a CDS encoding tetratricopeptide repeat protein, with the protein product MVMVAARTILVGALLWLGTLAGAQERPTFEDVITRAVEAEREGQLEKAAAAFEEASRLKPDHPRVHYSLAWVRLQQGLLGDALASVNRALALDAEEPVFYLLQGEIFIALGNLAEAERAYLGALGVEPKSGEAYLALADLYLTTEQFDKSTQALRSYLEIHPEDTEALYHLAGVLSGHRKREEALSFFNRVLEKKPDHALAWYHKGHLEAQAPETMDDALASYERSLELDPNYALTHYEYGALLEKLGRKQEAIAAFEKALALAPELSEATYALGNLLSREGRTEEAEGYLERFKAQRDAEARKESQLRRAVAALGSGRKLLEENRIEEAVGAFLEMTDLDPTSHQGYSYLAKCYRSLGQLNVAIGYIRRAIELAPGAAEYPYLLSLFLRDRGDLAGSLEAARRAVALGPSNSLVHNALGVVLDDVGDHAGAAAAFEKALELDPENPAFSLNLASAYERLGEAAKSASAMERYRQQMAEPR